In Haliscomenobacter hydrossis DSM 1100, the DNA window GGAAAAAGCCAATTAAAGCCATTAGGCGACAGTATTTTCTGACTCATTTAACAACAGTGCTGCTAAAATGGTTATTGTACAAAGGTGACCCACATTTAAACACACCCAAATAACCATTAAACATGAAAAACATTCTACTTCCCACTTCCTTCGGCTGCAAATTGTCGATCAACCTTTGGTTCATCCTTTTTTCCATCGTCAGCACCAGCATTTTTGCCCAACCTAACATTGCGTTAAGTCCGGTACTCACCTCAGGACTCAGCGCACCCATGCAGTTGGTCAACGCCGGAGACGGCAGCAAGCGGGTTTTTATTGTCCAAAAAGCGGGCACCATCCGCGTGTATGATTCAAGCTTTCAATTCCTGGCCACCTTGCTCACCGTACCCAATATCACCAGCAGTGGCGAAAGGGGTTTGTTGAGTATGGCCTTTCATCCAGACTACAAGAGCAATGGCTTTTTTTACGTGTTTTACACCAACGCAGCGGGTGACCTGGAGGTATCCCGCTATCGGATCAGTGCCAACGATGCCAATGTTGCCGATCCCAACTCAAAGGCCATTCTCATCACCATTCCGCACCCTACTTTCAGTAACCACAATGGCGGGGAATTGCATTTTGACAAAGCAGGTTTCCTCTATTTGTCTACCGGAGACGGCGGGAGTGGTGGCGACCCCAATGGCAATGCCCAGAGAACGACATCCTTGCTCGGTAAAATGTTGCGCTTCAGCGTAAACACCTCCATGACGCCACCTTATTACAGCATCCCCTCCGGAAACCCATTTGGCAATGAGGTGTTCGCCCTGGGTTTGCGCAATCCCTACCGCTGGAGTTTTGATCGCCAAACTGGCGACATGTGGATCGGCGATGTCGGCCAGGATTCCTTTGAAGAAATCAATTTCCGGGCAGCCAATGCGCTCAATGGGACCAATTATGGCTGGCGCTGCTATGAAGGCAATGTTACGTACAATACCAGTGGTTGTGCCGCAGCATCCACGTATGTGTTCCCGGCGCATGCCTATGTTTCACAAAACCCTGCTGCCAGCATTACCGGTGGCGTAGTATACAGGGGTACGGAGTATCCAGCTTTGCAGGGTTGTTACGTCGCCGCTGATTTTTATTCCGGCATTTTTTACAAAATTATACCCAATGGTGCGAGCGCCTGGA includes these proteins:
- a CDS encoding PQQ-dependent sugar dehydrogenase codes for the protein MKNILLPTSFGCKLSINLWFILFSIVSTSIFAQPNIALSPVLTSGLSAPMQLVNAGDGSKRVFIVQKAGTIRVYDSSFQFLATLLTVPNITSSGERGLLSMAFHPDYKSNGFFYVFYTNAAGDLEVSRYRISANDANVADPNSKAILITIPHPTFSNHNGGELHFDKAGFLYLSTGDGGSGGDPNGNAQRTTSLLGKMLRFSVNTSMTPPYYSIPSGNPFGNEVFALGLRNPYRWSFDRQTGDMWIGDVGQDSFEEINFRAANALNGTNYGWRCYEGNVTYNTSGCAAASTYVFPAHAYVSQNPAASITGGVVYRGTEYPALQGCYVAADFYSGIFYKIIPNGASAWTVGTQTLPLTGVVDFGETEDGEVFVVSNTRNSVSRLTSTGTTSSKNPQAGKALASIYPTLISDGFVRVQLNVPTFYQYFELIDMNGRQLLKADLSKQTGTRTIALSPNLATGMYVAKVSSNLGVTVQKVYIQ